The following coding sequences lie in one Acidobacteriota bacterium genomic window:
- a CDS encoding FtsQ-type POTRA domain-containing protein: MAVTVPSDKRFLRSQVHTPRRRRLRVRPIVRIARILVVAGVLIYGGYWFARAAADLRWLRVQHISVTGNQRVPKSEILALLDGLKGDSLLAIDLDRWRSRLLASPWVADATLRRRLPATIEVEIRERKPLGLARIGHELHLVDGTGTIDEFGPRYSDLDLPIIDGLVRDAVSPRPRVDHARAQTVGRLMADLRTRPALARRVSQIDVSDAHDVHVILDGDSAVLRLGDTQFAERLQTFADLQATLRQRVPEIDYVDLRFGERVYVGPARGTTGAAARPATTPPSRDPSERHQP; the protein is encoded by the coding sequence ATGGCCGTCACCGTACCATCCGACAAGCGCTTCCTTCGCAGCCAGGTTCACACGCCGCGGCGGCGACGTCTCCGCGTTCGGCCCATCGTGCGCATCGCGCGGATCCTGGTCGTCGCCGGTGTGCTCATCTACGGCGGCTACTGGTTCGCCCGCGCCGCAGCCGACCTGCGATGGCTGCGGGTCCAGCACATCAGCGTGACGGGCAATCAGCGCGTGCCGAAGAGCGAGATCCTCGCGCTCCTTGACGGTCTCAAGGGCGACAGTCTGCTCGCAATCGACCTCGACCGCTGGCGTTCGCGCCTGCTGGCCTCGCCGTGGGTCGCCGACGCGACGCTGCGGCGGCGGCTGCCCGCGACCATCGAGGTCGAGATTCGTGAGCGCAAGCCGCTGGGCCTTGCGCGGATTGGCCACGAACTCCACCTGGTGGACGGGACCGGCACGATCGATGAATTCGGTCCCCGCTACTCGGACCTCGACCTGCCGATCATCGACGGGCTCGTCCGCGACGCGGTTTCGCCCAGGCCGCGGGTCGACCACGCGCGCGCCCAGACAGTCGGCCGCCTCATGGCGGATCTACGGACCAGGCCGGCGCTGGCGCGCCGGGTGTCGCAGATCGATGTCAGCGACGCGCACGATGTGCACGTGATTCTCGACGGCGATTCGGCCGTCCTCCGTCTCGGCGACACGCAGTTCGCCGAACGCCTGCAGACATTCGCGGATCTCCAGGCCACGCTGCGCCAGCGTGTGCCGGAGATTGACTACGTGGATCTTCGCTTTGGCGAGCGCGTCTATGTCGGTCCCGCACGCGGGACGACCGGCGCGGCCGCCAGGCCGGCTACGACACCACCCTCGCGCGATCCAAGCGAGCGGCACCAGCCATAG